atggtatctcattgtgattttgatctgcatttctctaatgaccagtgatgatgagctttttttcacgtttgttggctgcataaatgtcttcttttgagaagtgtctgttcacatcctttgttcAATTTTTGAtgatgttgtttgtttttctcttgtaaatttatttaagttctttgtagattctggatattagccctttgtcagatggttagattgcaaaaattttctcccattctgtaggtttcctgttcactctgatgatactttcttttgctgtgcagaagctctttagtttaattagatcccatttgtcaattttgacttttgttgccattgattctggtgttttagtcatgaagtgtttgccatgcgtatgtcctgaatgttattgcctagattttcttctagggtttttatagttttaagtctttaatccatcttgagttaatttttgtaaaaggtctaaggaaggggtccagtttcagttttctgaatatggctagctagttttcccaacaccatttaagaaataaggaatcctttccccattgcctgtttttgtcaggtttgtcaaagatcagatggttgtagatgtgtggcattatttctgaggcctctgttctgttccattggtctatatgtctgttttggtaccagtaccaagctgtttggttactgtagccttgtagtatagtttgaagtcaggtagcatgatctctagctttgttctttttgcttaggattgtcttggctacacaggctctttttttgttccatatgaaatttaaagtagttttttctaattttatgaagaaagtcaatggtaacttgatggggatagtattgaatctataaactactttgggcagtatagccattttcactatattgattcttctatccatgagcatggaatgtttttccatttgtttgtatcctctcttatttccttgagcagtggcttgtagttctccttgaagaggtcctttacatcccttgtaagttgtattcctagatattttactctcttttagcaattatgaatgggagttctctcatgatttggctctctgtttgtctattattggtgtataggaatgcttgtgatttttgcatattgattttgtatcttgagactttgctgaagttgcttattagcttaaggagatttcgggctgagtcaatggggttttctaaatatacaatcatgtcatctgcaaacagagacaatttgacttcctgtcttcctatttaattaccctttatttctttctcttgcctgatttccctggccagaacttccaatactatgttgaataggagtggtgagagagggcatccttgtcttgcgctggttttcaaagggaatgcttccagcttttgcccattcagtatgatattggctgtgggtttgtcataaatagctcttattattttgagatatgttctatcgatacctggtttattgaggtttttagcatgaaggggtgttgaattttaccgaaggccttttctgcatctaatgagataatcgtgtgttttttgtcattggttctgtttgtgtgatggattatgtttattgatttgcatatgttgaaccagccttgcatcccggggataaagccgacttgatcatggtgggtaacctttttgatgtgctactaaGTTtgctttgccaatattttattgaggatgttcGTGTTGATgtttatcaggaatattggcctgaaattttttttttgttgtgtctctgctaggttttggtatcaggatgatgctggcctcataaaatgagttagggaggattccctctttttctattgtttggaatattttcagaaggaatggtaccagctcctctttgtacctctggtagaattcggctgtgaatctgtctggtcctgggctttttttggttggtaggctattaattactgcctcagctTCAAAACTTCTTACtggcctattcagggattcaactacttcctgatttagtcttgggagggtgtatgtgtccaggaatttatccatttcttctagattttctagattatttgtgtagaggtgtttatagtattctctaaaggtagtttgtgtttctctggggccagtggtgatatctcctttatcagtttttattgtctctgtttgattcttctctctttcttatttgtctggctagtggtctatcattttgttaatcttttcaaaaaaccagctcctggattcattgattttttgaagggttttttgtgtctctatctccttcagtactgctctgattttagttatttcttgtcttctgctagcttttgaatgtgtttgctcttgcttctctagttctttaaattgtgatgttagggtggcagttttagatctttcctgctttctcctgtgggcatttaatgctatgaatttccttctaaacattgctttagctgtgtcccagagattctggtacattgtgtctttgttctcattggtttcaaagaacttacttatttctgccttaattttgttatttacccagcagtcattcaggagcaggttgttcagtttttatgtagttgtgtggttttgagtgaatttcttcatcctgagttctaatttgattgcactgtggtctgagagactgtttgttatgatttccattattttgcatttgctgaggagtgtgttacttccagttatgtggtcaattttagagtaagtgtgatgtggtgctgagaagaatgtatattccattgatttggggtggagagttctgtaaatgtctattagatccatttggtccagagctgagttcatgtcctgaatatccttgctaattttctgtctcattaatctaatattgacagtggggtgttaaagtctcccactattattatgtgggagtctaaatctctttgtaggtctctaagaactttctttatgaatctggatgctctggtattgggtgcatatatatttaggacagttagcacttcttgttgcattgatccctttaccattatgtaatgctcttctttgtcttttttgatctttgttggtttaaagtctgttttatcagagactaggctTGCAActcttgctatttttttcctttccatttgcttggtaaatattcttccatccctttattttgagcctatatgtgtctttgcatgtgagatgggtctcctgaaaaCAGCACACtcgtgggtcttgactctatccaatttgccagtctgtgtcttttagttggagcatttagcccatttacatttaaggttaatattgctatgtgtgaatttgatcctgtcattatgttagctgtttatttttcccgttagttgatgcagtttcttcataatgttgaaggtctttacaatttggtatgtttttacagtggctggtacccgttgttcctttccatgtttagtgcttccttcaggagctcttgtaaggcaggcctggtggtgacaaagtctctcagcatttgcttctctgtaaataattttatttctccttcacttatgaagcttagtttggctggatatgaaattctgggttgaaaggtttctgccaagagatccactgttagtctgatgggcttccctttgtgggtaacccgacctttctctctggctgccttaacattttttccttcatttcaaccttggtgaatctgatgattatgtgtcttgggattgctcttctcaaggaatatctttgtggtgttctctgtatttcctgagtttgaatgttggcctgccttgctaggttggtgAATTTCTTCTGGATTATATCTTGAAgattgttttccaacttggttccattctccccatcactttcaggtacaccagtcaaacatagatttggtcttttcatgtagttctatatttcttggaggctttgtccatttcttttcactctttttcctctaatcttgtcttctcacttatTTCATTgggttgatcttcaatctctgttatactttcttcttcttgatcgattcggctattgatacttgtgtatgcttcatgaagttcttatgctgtgtttttcagctccatcacgtcatttatgttcttctctaaactggttattctagttagcaattcatctaaccttttttcaaggttcttaacttccttgcattgggttagaacatgctcctttagctcggaggagtttgttggGCTCCACCAAGTTTGAACTTccaggcagctttgtttacactgtgagggaaaaactgcctactcaagcctcagtaatggctgACACCCCGCCcccctcccaagctcaagcatcccaggtcaacttcaaactgctgtgctggcagcgagaatttgaagccagtggatcttagcttgccgGGCTCCAAGGGGGTGAAATCCACGGAGCTAGACTACTTGGCTTCCtgacttcagccccctttccaggggagtgaacggttctgtcttgtTGGCATTCTAGGTGCCACTGGAGTGTGAAAAAAAACTTCTGCAGCTAGCTCAgcgtctgcccaaacagccacccagttttgtgcttgaatcCCAGGCCCCTGGTGgagtaggcacccaagggaatctcctggtatgtgggttgtgaagactgtAAGAAAAGTGCAATATCTGGGCCGGAGTGCactgttcctcatggcacagtccctcacggcttcccttggctgggggagggagttccctgatcccttgtgcttcccgggtgaggcaatgccccaccctgctttggctcgccctcTGTGGTCTGCATCccctgtctaaccagtcccaatgagatgagccaggtacctgagttggaaatgcagaaattacccaccttctgtgttgatctcgctgggagctgcagagcagagctgttcctgtttggTCATCTTGCCAGCCCCCTACCCCAAAgatgttattttaagaaatatttgtaccTACACTTTAGAAACCATAAATTGACTTCCTTGTTACCTTCGGCCAGGAGATTTCAGGTtaaagcaagaaacaaaaaagaagaaaacaatttgatCAGACTATAATTTTAACAGATGCATAACATTATTTCCCTCATACACAAACAAATCATCTAGAAGGGAGAACAAAAATGTTGACTTACAGAAGCACAAGTTTTACTTATTCTCCTAAAATTTCTGCACCAAAATGATTGCAAACTCAGCACCCCACATCTTAGCCAACCAGAGAGGCCTCTTTAAGCACATGAGGCATAAGGTTTTAATTTACAAGGACTCATCTATATTTCTTTCCCAGGGCCTCAAAGAAGGACTACATTCTAAATCTAATACAAATGCCTGTATGTTCTACAAAAGTTTTCTCAGATAGTATACACCATTTCCAATTGCACAATGACAATGACAACAGAACTAATTAAAGCAGAGCCATGAGGTACTCTttatatgcacttttttttttgtgaaactgATGTTTAAGTAATGTATTTAGCAAAATCTATTATAGTTTAATCTTTTAATTACAAGAAAATTTTGGTTAATTATCCTACCTTGATGAAAATTCAGTGATGgtgattttttcccctttcatacttcttatcttttttttaaataaaaaatgtgttttgtgaGATTTGTGTACAAGTAATCCATGATTCATATTTAGAACTACTGAGCCACCCCTTTATATTAAATCTTTGAGTCTTGccatgtttaaaatgtaaattataacaaattatgGCTGACTCTCAAATAgtaagttagttcaggatcttaATATCAATCAGGATCTTAATATCAATCAGCTGTAAGTACTCTATAAGCTAAAAGTCAAGGTAATCACACTGAAAATCTCTTTTGATAAGTGGTTTTAGGGaaagatagataaatatatatatatatatatatatatatatatatacatatatatatatatatatattttaaggagaGTCTACAAATTGAGCCTCTGTGTGTGAGTGAATTCAATAACTATTTTACCAATGTCAAGAGCAGATTtgtatgagaaagaaagaaaaaacaaagaaagaaaagacattcatTTTTAGAATTGTTGCAGAAGAATACAGATATTATGGAAGATAAGAAATAGCTTAtgtagggccgggcatggtggctcacgcttgtaatcccagcactttgggaggccgaggcgggcggatcacgaggtcaggagatcgagaccacggtgaaaccccgtctctactaaaaaatacaaaaaattagccgggcgtggtggcgggcgcctgtagtcccagctacttggagaggctgaggcaggagaatggtgtgaacccgggaggcggagctagcagtgagccgagatcgcgccaccgcactccagcctgggtgacagagcaagactccgtctcaaaaaaaaaaaagaaatagcttatGTAGTAatttctgggttggaaattcaagaagaaatgaaatagagaacTATGCTGAAAGCTTTAGTAGAGTTATACCTAATGTGTCTCTACAAAGACAATATAATAGACTCCTACGTGGTGCCACCCAGAAAGAAGGGAATAGTATGGTCTGAGTTTTCTCTACCACCATCAGCTCCCTAAGCAATCAACTTCCCTTCACTACGAATTCAAGAAGAGTCAGGAACTCAAAGCATAGCAGGCCAAGTTCTCACTTTCTACAACTGACATTCAAAAGTAATACAGGGGTGAGAGTCCAacctcacaaaataaaaattcaaaatatagtaGGTCTAATTCAGCATTTTTCAAGTTGAATCTCACAGAGCATTAATGTCAAGCAAAATATCGATGCagtgtaatatatatgtgtgtctatgtatgtgtgtatgcatacacatgtgtgtattccaagtgtgtatatgtatatgtatattccaAATGTGGGAAatactaaataagaaaaaagtttaaaagggtTCTTAAGCTCAGCAAGTCTCAGAGATTATATTAGGCTAATGTGAATCTCCAATAAGGACATAGAATATGGCCtttttccaaacttatttgaacaaatttatttcacagaatgcctttGGAGAAGATATTGTATTTCACAGAACACAGTTTGGAAAATGCTGGTCTAACTCATTAGTGAATCCCAGCATTTAAGCCCCTAGCATATATATCCTAGTATAGAAAACTATGTTAAATGCTGAGCCATCATCTGATGTGCTCCTAGAAACcacattttcttctataattttttcaGTGGGCATGATCACATAGTCTTACTAACTGGAAGTCCATGGACCTTGGTCAGACACAAGCCCCACTCTGGCACTTACTGGCTATGGGATCTTGTACAAATTACTTAATTGTTTTGAGCCTTCAATTCTTCATCTATCAAAAGGAGATAACAtagggaggctgagtgggaggacagcctgagcccaggagtttgagaccagcctgggcaacacagcaaaaccctgtctccacaaaaaattaaaaaattagatgggcatgatggtgcatacctgtagtcccagctactagtgaagctaaagtgggaggactgctcaagcccaggagtttgaggctgcagcgaactATGATCCTATGATCAtgccagcttgggagacagaatgggaccctgtctctaaaaaaaaagagaaagaaaaaaaaagggataagATAATTAGTACCTTCCTCAAAGTTTAAGCAACACAACGTATGGATACATTGTGCAGAATAACACCAAGTatacacagtaggtgttcaaaaaTATAGTCTTAACCTGTGTTAATCTCTATTCTTCAACAAAGACAATTCAAGTCTGCCACTCACAAGCCAGCAAAAAAGCAACTTACCTAAAAGCTTAAGATCCTTCAGGTTGCACATGGAGCGTTCACCTAactgcctgtgtgtctgtgtacactCAACTATATGTAATTGGAACTGGATCTCCATCCCTGCTAATTATCCACATTCAACCTGACATAAGCAGTCTGGAGAAACTTCAGAAGATTTGGGAAAGGCCTGATAAAACAAGATCTTTGATATAAGAAAACTTGACTGAGTCTGATGCTTGACAAAGCAGTATCAAGGAAGAATTGGGTTATGTTTATAGTTTTGActtaactgaaatatttttattaccaagTTCATAATAGTTCATACTTACTTAGTAATTTTTATCTGTGGAtctcaaacttttccacatcttgagaaaatattacattttatactCTGTTAAAATACACTGCTCATATTTCTCTTCTAATATTTTGTTACCCATTGCCTTCATTACCTCCCCCAAAAGACCTCCTTTCATGACCCTGGTTATTACTGACTAAAACTCGgaattgtttctgattttagtacCTTCCTCTGTATTACATAGTTTtgataaattaattattttatttgtataataaatgaaaatcaagtttgttgttttttttttaactttggaaGACAACTctcagaaaatgattttttaaaaatgttataaggTCTTTTATTTACACATTCTATTGAGGGAGAACTTCCATAgaaaactaacttttaaaaaaagataaaaagaactaTAGCTacttaaaataacacagaagGATTAAAATAAGCTTCTAATGAAATTCAAGCCAAATAGAGCCATTTAACATGAGGCACATCCCTTAATATTTCTGGGTCCAATATTCTTAATTGTAGATTGCAGAAAATTAACTCATTTCTAGATGACATCTTTAGTTGCTTCCAGTTTCATAATCTGGTaagaatgacattttttttctctctctctctttttaactgTAGCTGTACTTCTAAGCCTCCTCATAGTAAACTTCACTGTCAAGTGAAACATAAAACAAGTTCAAGAATTTCAGTAGAACAACTTCTGAAGCAAGAGAGTGTCTTCTACTCTGAGAAACAGAACTGAGTGTTCTgtcatatctctgtgccccaaccccttagGGGAGAAGAAGGATTTGGAGTGATAGTAGGGATGGATGGATGCTTAACACATGTGATGCTTCTTGGTAATTAACACGTCAGAATAACTTCACTTTTCACTCAGCCTAGTCAGCTCGAATGACTTGAGAGAATAGAACACAAGACAGGTTAAATCTTTCCAAGATAGGAGTGATAGGAGAGAGACGGCTTGATAAAGTTCCTAAACATGGGATACTATCAGCAGAGGAATGAGCATCAGAATGGAAAGGCTAGAGAAAAAGTGTCCCTGGGAGCCTGGGGGCCAGGATGCTAGAGTGAAAATGAACACTTATTGAACGGTTCAAAGGACTTCAGAGAGCTGTGCTTCCCAACCTCCTTTTCAATATCAAAATGTGTCATAAATTACAgtcaacacacatacacatgcccaCATAATTATGCATTTAGTAcctgttgctttaaaaaaaaatgctagcaaTCAGAATAAATACTTTAAAGCAAATATGCATTTTATGAATTTACTGCTTatacaaacatttgaaaaatcataACATGTATCTGAGACAAATAGATGTCATTTTGCTTTAGCAGGTAAAGATATGACTGCACCTTCTTTATAGACACCAACATGCTGGGTAGTGAAATTCTCAGAGACTTGTTAGCATGTAGTACAAGTAACACCCATCTAAGTAGTAACCTTTATGTGTAGATGAATGTTACACATTCGTCTAAAGCTTCCTAATGACAGCCTGCCTCAGGTGCCCTCTTTCAGTCACCCTGAAATCACTCCCTACTTATGTGAGGAAAGTGACCTTCaatagttttctattttctgtataatTTGGCCCAAACGTTTTAGTCTGGATTAAAAccttttctcctgcctcccctcaaAGTGCCTCAGCTACACTCACCCCTCTGGCCCCCTTCAGCAATTCAAGTGAATTTGAGCTTCAATCTTTTGCACCTTGCACCTACCTCTCCGTCAGAACCCCATTTTATCTGAGCTGGTTGCTTTCTATGTGCCCTTTTGGCTTTGGGATGGACACTGTAACaagtgatttgcatttctatgccTCATTGTACTATGCCCTTATCTAAGGCTGGCACAGGTCTCCTTCATTTTATACTCTACGACCTAAGAGTGCTTATAGCACAATGGGTGGTTGGTATctattaaacaaatgaatgtgtAAATGAATGATAGAAATTAATTGGTGAAAAGTACGCTGAGgtcacaggcaaaaaaaaaaaaatcgaagaaTTAATAGTCCGATGGCACTTATAAAACTGAATCACATAGTCAAAccatcatttaaaataatcttacaaGGAAAACAACATTTATGTGCATCTGTTGAGACAGATTATGTTGTTTTGGAATTAGGAAGAGAATGTGCAGTTCGCTGTTTGCTTTCagactgtttgtttgttttgtttattaaacTGGCGTCTCCAGCTCTGCAGCCCAGCCTGTGGAACCTAAATGGCTCAGGTCCTAGGAGTTCCCATCAGAGCCGTGGGCGTCCCCAGGGTTTAGAAAGGCTCCCCAAGGGCCCAGGCTGCCGGCGAGTGCAGCTCCCGCCGGCGCCACCTCTGCGGTCTGGAGAGGCGAGGACGATCCCAGAGAGGCGCCCCCACCGCCTCGGTCGTCGGGTTCTTAAGTTTTTCTCTCCAAAAATTTAATGGatagttttattttgcttctgtttctgACTTGATTAAAGAGGCGGAAAAAAAGGAGTTTGACTCCAAGAAGAATGATAGTAGCAGAAGGCGCATCTGGCTTTACTTTCCAAATTCCATCaaagtttgtgttttgtttcatttgacaGCGATCCCGTGAACGTCTCCTCTGGGGAAATGGCGCGACCAAAGCCCGCCAAGCCCAGCCTGCGAACTGGAGGAtttattaatgtaatattttaaacaaaacctCGACAGACACAAACTGAAAGGAAACCGTGCGCTCCTTAAGTCAAAGGCATCTGTTCTGGAAGCAGCACCCGGTTTGCTGTTGGTAACCAGCGTTAAGAGCAGCATTTTTAAACATGATAatggataaaagaaaagaaaagcgaAGTCCCGCGGTCCTCTGACTCCTATTCATTATCTCCAGCAGCATATGGGACCATTCTCCTACTTATCCTCgcctttttcttctgaaaaagcaaaagcaaccaAGCCTGTCCCGCTTCAGAGCAATCCTACTCTTTGTGCTTGAGTAGTGCCACCACCactacttcctcctcctcccgccTCCTCCTACCCCGCCCGCCTGCCGCTGGCTTTCGCTCTGGCTAGGAGGCGGCCGGCTCCCTTTGCGCCGGGAAGCCGGAGCCGCGATTGGGCGACGGTCCCTGAGCTTCCAGTTCTGCGTCGGTTTCAAGGCTCCTCCCTCCTGGTGAAAGACAGACTGCGGGGCGCCTGGAAACCGGTCCGAGGGCGCGCGAGGGAGAGGAGACGGAGCGAGTTGAGGGATTGACACAAATGGtcaggcggcggcggcggagaaGGAGGCGGAGGCGCAGGGGGGAGCCGAGCCCGCTGGGCTGCGGAGAGTTGCGCTCTCTACGGGGCCGCGGCCACTAGCACGGCGCCGCCAGCCGGGAGCCAGCGAGCCGAGGGCCAGAAAGGCGGGACACGACCTCGGCGCGCCCGAGCCACCCGGGTTCTCCCCGCCGCCCGCGCTTCATGAATCGCAAGTttctgcggcggcggcggctgcggtaCGCAGAGCAGGAGCCGGGGGAGCGGGCCGAAAGCGGCTTGGGCTCGACGGAGGGCACCGGTGCAGAGGTCTCCCTGGCCGGAGGGGGAGCCGCCGCCGGTCGTGCCCCTGGCAGCCCCAGCGGAGCGGCGCTAAGAGAGGAGCCGAGAAAGTATGGCTGAGGAGGAGGCGCCTAAGAAGTCCCGGGCCGCCGGCGGTGGCGCGAGCTGGGAACTTTGTGCCGGGGCGCTCTCGGCCCGGCTGGCGGAGGAGGGCAGCGGGGACGCCGGTGGCCGCCGCCGCCCCCCAGTTGACCCCCGGCGGTTGGCGCgccggctgctgctgctgctttggcTGCTGGAGGCTCCGCTGCTGCTGGGGGTACGGGCCCAGGCGGCGGGCCAGGGGCCAGGCCAGGGGCCCGGGCCGGGGCAGCaaccgccgccaccgccgccgcctcAGCAGCAACAGAGCGGGCAGCAGTACAACGGCGAGCGGGGCATCTCCATCCCGGACCACGGCTATTGCCAGCCCATCTCCATCCCGCTGTGCACGGACATCGCGTACAACCAGACCATCATGCCCAACCTGCTGGGCCACACGAACCAGGAGGACGCGGGCCTGGAGGTGCACCAGTTCTACCCTCTAGTGAAAGTGCAGTGTTCCGCTGAGCTCAAGTTCTTCCTGTGCTCCATGTACGCTCCCGTGTGCACCGTGCTAGAGCAGGCGCTGCCGCCCTGCCGCTCCCTGTGCGAGCGCGCGCGCCAGGGCTGCGAGGCGCTCATGAACAAGTTCGGCTTCCAGTGGCCAGACACGCTCAAGTGCGAGAAGTTCCCGGTGCACGGCGCCGGCGAGCTGTGCGTGGGCCAGAACACGTCCGACAAGGGCACCCCGACGCCCTCGCTGCTTCCAGAATTCTGGACCAGCAACCCTCAGCACGGCGGCGGAGGGCACCGTGGCGGCTTCCCGGGGGGCGCCGGCGCGTCGGAGCGAGGCAAGTTCTCCTGCCCGCGCGCCCTCAAGGTGCCCTCCTACCTCAACTACCACTTCCTGGGGGAGAAGGACTGCGGCGCACCCTGTGAGCCGACCAAGGTGTATGGGCTCATGTACTTCGGGCCCGAGGAGCTGCGCTTCTCGCGCACCTGGATTGGCATTTGGTCAGTGCTGTGCTGCGCCTCCACGCTCTTCACGGTGCTTACGTACCTGGTGGACATGCGGCGCTTCAGCTACCCGGAGCGGCCCATCATCTTCTTGTCCGGCTGTTACACGGCCGTGGCCGTGGCCTACATCGCCGGCTTCCTCCTGGAGGACCGAGTGGTGTGTAACGACAAGTTCGCCGAGGACGGGGCACGCACTGTGGCGCAGGGCACCAAGAAAGAGGGCTGCACCATCCTCTTCATGATGCTCTACTTCTTCAGCATGGCCAGCTCCATCTGGTGGGTGATCCTGTCGCTCACCTGGTTCCTGGCGGCTGGCATGAAGTGGGGCCACGAGGCCATCGAAGCCAACTCACAGTATTTTCACCTGGCCGCCTGGGCTGTGCCGGCCATCAAGACCATCACCATCCTGGCGCTGGGCCAGGTGGACGGCGATGTGCTGAGCGGAGTGTGCTTCGTGG
This window of the Nomascus leucogenys isolate Asia chromosome 11, Asia_NLE_v1, whole genome shotgun sequence genome carries:
- the FZD1 gene encoding frizzled-1, whose translation is MAEEEAPKKSRAAGGGASWELCAGALSARLAEEGSGDAGGRRRPPVDPRRLARRLLLLLWLLEAPLLLGVRAQAAGQGPGQGPGPGQQPPPPPPPQQQQSGQQYNGERGISIPDHGYCQPISIPLCTDIAYNQTIMPNLLGHTNQEDAGLEVHQFYPLVKVQCSAELKFFLCSMYAPVCTVLEQALPPCRSLCERARQGCEALMNKFGFQWPDTLKCEKFPVHGAGELCVGQNTSDKGTPTPSLLPEFWTSNPQHGGGGHRGGFPGGAGASERGKFSCPRALKVPSYLNYHFLGEKDCGAPCEPTKVYGLMYFGPEELRFSRTWIGIWSVLCCASTLFTVLTYLVDMRRFSYPERPIIFLSGCYTAVAVAYIAGFLLEDRVVCNDKFAEDGARTVAQGTKKEGCTILFMMLYFFSMASSIWWVILSLTWFLAAGMKWGHEAIEANSQYFHLAAWAVPAIKTITILALGQVDGDVLSGVCFVGLNNVDALRGFVLAPLFVYLFIGTSFLLAGFVSLFRIRTIMKHDGTKTEKLEKLMVRIGVFSVLYTVPATIVIACYFYEQAFRDQWERSWVAQSCKSYAIPCPHLQAGGGAPPHPPMSPDFTVFMIKYLMTLIVGITSGFWIWSGKTLNSWRKFYTRLTNSKQGETTV